The Abditibacteriota bacterium DNA segment GTCGTTGCTTTTCATAATAACACCTCTTGTTAAACCGGATCCTCCGCTGCAAACAAACCTACTGTCCTTGTTTATTAGAATCTCCAAATCTACTCAGGAATCTATCTGTTCTCTCTAAGAGTTCCCAAATTCTTTCTGCGAGCATTAAAGATCCTAACTTTTTGATCACCTCACTATAGAATTCAGAAGTCTTTTATGTCCTGCATTCTACTATACGATAAGGCGCCTGACCTTTGATACTCCTTTTGTGATCGCGCGGCAGATAAAGCCGTCAGATACATGATCCCCGAGAGGAGCCTCCCTCATTTCTTCCCAAATAAAATACTCAAAGCCAGGCTGACAATGGCTATGGTAACCAGCAGCTGCATCACACACCTCCTTTACTTACTGATCGCGCGGCGTTTATATCTGACAGATGGCGGCATCCCGCTCCGGCGCGTTCCCGACTGCAGCCGGATCGCGAAAGGCGGCGTATTTTCTCATGAAATCCAGCGTCACCTCCCGGGTCCCGCCGTTTCTGTGTTTGGCGATGATCACCTTCGCCTCTTCCGCCGGGTCCTGCCCGGCGTCACCGGAGGCGCTGCCGTCATAATAGGAAGGCCTGTGCAGCATGAGTACCATATCCGCTTCCTGCTCTATAGAGCCGCATCCTCTCAGATCGCTGAGCTGAGGCCTTTTGTCCGGGCGGTCCTCCAGCTTGCGGTTCACCTGAGACAGAGCCATCACCGGACAGTCCATTTCCTTGGCCAGGAGCTTGAGCCCCCGGACTATCTCGCTGATCTCCTGGTTCC contains these protein-coding regions:
- a CDS encoding DnaB-like helicase C-terminal domain-containing protein; the protein is NQEISEIVRGLKLLAKEMDCPVMALSQVNRKLEDRPDKRPQLSDLRGCGSIEQEADMVLMLHRPSYYDGSASGDAGQDPAEEAKVIIAKHRNGGTREVTLDFMRKYAAFRDPAAVGNAPERDAAICQI